One Papaver somniferum cultivar HN1 unplaced genomic scaffold, ASM357369v1 unplaced-scaffold_4662, whole genome shotgun sequence genomic window, GGAAAATAATTCTGATATTCGACGTTTACAGTTCATATCGGATGACGGTTTATCAGGGAGATGTTTCAAAGCCTTGAGTGAATTGAAGAAGTTGCGGACACTTATGGCTCTCGAACCAAGTAATAATATGATTGGTTACAAATTCTCAAGTAACAAGAAATTGCGTGTGCTATATTTTGGTCGTAGTGCTAAAGGCTGTCCAGAGGTTACATATCCTGCTGCTAGTAAGTTAAGGCATTTAAGGTACTTTCACATTTCCGGTTTAAAACTTATTAGTATGCATGATGATGAATCCATCACTAAGCTTTACAATTTGCAGACGTTGGTATTAAGTGGGTGTGCCTCTGTCCATAATGTTCTTAAAAACATGGGATCCTTGAAAAATCTCAGGTTCCTTGATATATCGTCTTCGGATATTAAAAAACTACCTGATTCTGTCACTAGTCTATGTAATTTGCAAAGATTGGATCTTAGTCATTGCAAGAGCTTAACCACCTTTCCCAACTCTGTCACCTGTTTGAAATACCTAAAATTTCTTGTTATGTGTTTTACACCTATTGAAGAACTACCTGGTTTCATCATCAACCTTGCCAATCTGCAGACATTAGATGTCAATGGCTGTGAAAAATTAAAGTCCCTACCCAAGaatgtagcgggtctctctaatTTGAGAATATTTGAGTTCAAAAACTGCCCATTGGTTGAAGCATTACCAGAAGATTTTGGAGCATTCTGTCAGTTAAGGTCCCTTGACCTAGAAGGTACTGGAATCAAAGTATTACCAGACTCCTGTTCAAACCTTCACAATCTTGAGGTGCTGCATCTTTGCCACTGTGAGCTTCCCAGAGATGTAAAGAATTTTACAAAACTCAAAAAATTTCGTTACACTTACCGGGAAAAAACAATTATGCCGGAGGGTGTAGGAAAACTAGCTCTCCTTCAAGGTTTGATTTACGCTGTGCACGATAAACTAATAAATGAAGCTGAATGTAACGTTGGTGTTGAAGAGTTGGGAAACCTAAACTTTCTAGAGGCACTAGATATTGTGAATCTTGAGAACGTGAAAGACCCGATTGATGCTGAGAGAGCAAACTTAAAAGTAAAACAGAATCTTCGTGAATTGGGTCTATGTTGGGGTAAAAGAGAAGAAGAGTTGAGCGCGATGTGGTGGGACGAGAATGCATGTAATGATCTTCAATTATTGAAAGCTCTCCAACCTCCTCCTGGTTTGATAATATTAGGTATTACTAACTTCATGGGGTCGGATCTGCCCACGTGGATATGTCCATCTGGTCTTCCAGAATTGGCATATTTGAGATTTGTAAATTGCCGCGGAATGAAACAGCTACCAGCATCTATTGGGAAGCTCCCACGTATCAAGTATCTTAAACTTACAGGAATATCTTTAAAGAGTTGAGATATTGGTGGATTTCCTTCCTTAATCGAACTCTATCTTGATGATCTGTTCCTTCTGGAAGACTTATGTCcttcatatcctcatcttcagctTCTGAGGATTATTGACTGCAAAAGTTTGAAGGAAATCCCTTCGTTTCCTTCTTTGACGACATTGGTATTGGAGAAGGTCGACCCCAAGTTAGTATTCTCAGTTGGGAGAAACCAGACATCTCTCACACATCTATGGTTGAAGAATATTGAGGAGCTTATATACTTCCCAATGAACATACTCCAAAGCAATTGTAATCTTCAACTTCTGCGAATTAAAAATTGCAATCTGTTTGAAGGATTTGGTGCAAATGATGATGAGAATAAGAACGACTCCCCAAAATTCCATGGTGGTTCCATTCAGAAATTGATGTTGCAGGACTGCCCAGTTCTTAAGTTTCTGCCGGACTTGCAAGGATCGACTTCTCTTCAGCAATTGACCATCTTCAATTGCCCACAAGTGAAGGaatccttaacatatgatctgaAATCCCTCTCATTTCTTAAAGAATTGTATGTTGATTTTATTCAAAGAGAAGAGCAGCGAGGACGCGATCCATCTAATATGCATGACTGGATTAATTTGATGAAGATGTAGCAGGTACTCTCCAAACCCTCTccttttatgatttcagtttttgTCCCTCAATTAGTCAATTATGAAATTATTAACAAGTAGTTTCATCATATCTCAGGCTTCAGAGTTGATTTTGTTCTCTACTTCTGGGTTGGACATTGATGTAAATGCTTATGTACATATCTATATGTTTCCCCAAGCATTTGATTTTCTCTAGAGAGTTTTTAAAATTATCACCAgaaaatcatgtttgtttgatGAATTTACGTATATTCTTTACAGGATTAGCTTGGTTTTTCTTCTCATATTTATTTCCTTTATAGGTTATAGAAGTATATGAATGGATAAGGAGAGCAGACTGTAGGTGTGTGCAATTGTGGAAATGCTCAAGGCTGAGACCAGGTCGGTGAAAATGCAAAATGACCCTTCAATCTTTCAACCAATAAAACCTTTTTAAAATAGAGATAGATCACAGACAGAACAATGAAAATTACATATAAGTTAATGTTGTAATGTGAAATAATGTTCCTTTGAGAGCCTGTGCCTCTCTTTGGCTGTTTTATATTATCTTCCTTAATGTCCGAATAATCTTCAGTTAATGTAGTGAATAACCAGAATAAAGGTAAGCAAGGTAAGAGAATAATATCtaatctattacacccccttagtcggaGCGGGAGAAGAGCAGACGCTCAGACTAGTAAGAAAACGAGTAAACAACTGGCGAGGAAAGCCCTTGGTAAAACAGCCAGCATATTGATTTTCCGAGGGTATGTGTAAGACATGAATGTCACCGATGCGAACGCGATCACGTACGAAATGTATGTGaatctccacatgtttggtgCGTTGATGTTGAACAGGATCTCTAGACATATAAACTGCACTAACATTATCACAGTATGCAACGGTGGCATGTCGTACAAGGAGATGTAACTCAAGAAGTAGGTTGCGAAGCCAAGTAGTTTCGGCAACTGCATTCGCAACTccccgatattcagcttcagcactaGAACGTGATCCTGTTGCTTGACGCTTGGAAGACCAAGAAACTAGATTATCGCCGAGAAAGATGCAGTAACCTGAAGTTGACCGACGAGAATTTGGACATCCCGCCCAATCGGCATCGGATTATGCAGTCAAACCAGAAATTGTGGTAGCAGATAGAAACAAGCCATGATCAAGAGTGCCATGAAGATAACGAAGGATCCGGTTAAGGTCCTGCATGTGAGGCTCCCTGGGATCATACTTAAACAGACATACTTGTTGAACTGCATAAGAGATATCCTGTCTATTGAAAGTAAGGTACTGTAGAGCCCCCGTCAGGCTTCGATATCCTGTCTATCAAGAGTGCCACGGGATTACAATTCGTCATGGATGCCCGTGCAATAATATCCTTCGTGTAGACTGATTGAGACAAGTAGAGACCTGAAGAGGAGCGGTGAACAGAAATACCCAAAAAATGATGCAGAGGGGCAAAATCAGTCATAGAAAACTCTCGCTTCATCAATCCAATAAAACGACAAAGAAGTTCATCAGTATTTGCTTTtaaaataatatcatcaacatatagtaaTAAGTATGTTGTCTCGGATACGGATTGGTAGACGAAGAGAGAGGGATCACATATACTACCCCGAAAACCACAATTGGTAATAAACTGGGAAAAACGCTGAAACCATGCACGAGGTGCCTGATTTAGACCATAAACAGATCGATGTAGTCAACATACATAATCAGGGTGAGCAGGGTCAACAAAACCCGGAGGCTGATGCATATAAAAAATTTCAGTCAAATCCCCGTGAAGAAATGCATTCTTGACATTAAGATGATGTATAGGCCAGGAGAGTGAAGCGCAATAGTGAGAACAGTACGAATAGTAGCCGGTTTTACAACCGGGGTAAATGTTCCAAAATAGTCAACTCCAATCTGTTGGGATTTACCATTTGCAACAAGACGTGCCTTATGACGCTGCAAAGAACCGTCGACATTAATGTCGACAAAGCCACATAGAACAAGTATCCAAGtgttagttttcaacatagcATTATCTTCATCTAGCATGGCCGCATTCCAGTTAGGGTCCCTAAGAGCATATAAGTGAGAACGAGGCAATGGAGAGATCCCATTCTGAATGGACATGAAGATTGAGTTTGGGATTGGGGCAGAAAATGTCGTGTGAGTCCCGAGTAACTGGACGATTATAGGGAAGGATGGGTGGAGCCGTAACAGTGGAGGTCTGAACGGAAGTTGGAACTGGAGTGTCCTGGCTGAGAGAGGCAACGGAAACTATAGGTTGTTCAAGCGAAGGATTAGTAGTTGGACTCGGAAGAATAGAATCGGAAGGAGCAGTAGGCATTGTATGTATGCGCCTGTATGGAGGAGTATATGGAATAGGTGAACTGTGTACAACGGGCGAAGAGGTTGAAGGTGCTGCTGACGGGTAAGCAAGATTGTTAGCTAAAGAGTGATGGATAGGCAAAGTAGAGGAATCAGACTCTATAGGATATGTGGGAGCAATAGTTGCAAAAGGAAAAACAGTTTTGTCAAAGGTAACATGACGAGAGATGATTATTTTATGAGTGGAAAGATCAGGACAACGATAACCACGATGATTGATAAGAAAACAAAGGAAGACACATTTAGTAGAACGGGGAGCAATTTTGTGAGGTTTGGTGGATGAAATATTAGGGTAGAAAAGGCATCAAAATATACAAAGGTGATCATATGTAGGTTGGCGACCATATAGAGCAGAAACTGGAGAACGAAAATAGAGAATTTCGGTAGGAAGAATGTTATGGAGATAGACTGCCATGTTGACAGAATCATCCAAATATTTTGAAGGAATGGAGGCGTGAGACATATGTGTATGAGTAATGTCGTTGACACGAAGAATCCTACGCTCAGCCTTGCCATTTTGAGAGGAATTTTGAGGACAAGAGAATCGGAAAACAAAGCCATTTGTATGAGCAAAATTATGAATAGAAGAGTTATCAAATTGACTCCCTAAGTCACATTGAAAAATTTTAATGTCATGCTCAAATTGAGTTTTAATAAATGAGTGAAATTCCAAGAATTTTGTGTACACTTGAGATTTGAACCTTAAAGGATAAAACCATATATAATTAGTAAAATAATCCAACAAAATAAGGTAATATCGAAAACCTGTTTGAGATGTGATGGACAGGTCCATAAGTCACTATGACTAATCTCAAAAGGTGCAAACATATTGGAATTAAACTCAGAAAATGGTAATTTAACATGTTTGCTAACTTGACAGGAATGACGCAGTGTAGAACATGCACTTTTATTACATGAAATAAGACGCTTGGTAAGACATCTATGATAGCCTTGCCAGGGTGGCCAAGACGGTTATGCAGCAAGAGAGATAGGTTGAGGCAAGGACGTAATATGAGAAGATACGACAGACTTGGTGATAGGATGGAGATCTCTAGAGTTGTTAAATCGTAGAATAGTCTTGTTCGAAATTAGATCCTTCACAGAGAAACCAGATGGctcaaattcaacagacacatgattatcagtggtgaatttaCGAATAAATACGAGGTTTTTGATAATATCA contains:
- the LOC113342718 gene encoding disease resistance protein RGA2-like, which translates into the protein MAEGFLEPSSNIGGNERSMVEIGEEYFDSLLWSSFLDGVKKNELDDIVTCKMHDLVHDLGRDVVGSRECASANISELENNSDIRRLQFISDDGLSGRCFKALSELKKLRTLMALEPSNNMIGYKFSSNKKLRVLYFGRSAKGCPEVTYPAASKLRHLRYFHISGLKLISMHDDESITKLYNLQTLVLSGCASVHNVLKNMGSLKNLRFLDISSSDIKKLPDSVTSLCNLQRLDLSHCKSLTTFPNSVTCLKYLKFLVMCFTPIEELPGFIINLANLQTLDVNGCEKLKSLPKNVAGLSNLRIFEFKNCPLVEALPEDFGAFCQLRSLDLEGTGIKVLPDSCSNLHNLEVLHLCHCELPRDVKNFTKLKKFRYTYREKTIMPEGVGKLALLQGLIYAVHDKLINEAECNVGVEELGNLNFLEALDIVNLENVKDPIDAERANLKVKQNLRELGLCWGKREEELSAMWWDENACNDLQLLKALQPPPGLIILGITNFMGSDLPTWICPSGLPELAYLRFVNCRGMKQLPASIGKLPRIKYLKLTGISLKS
- the LOC113342716 gene encoding uncharacterized protein LOC113342716; amino-acid sequence: MSIQNGISPLPRSHLYALRDPNWNAAMLDEDNAMLKTNTWILVLCGFVDINVDGSLQRHKARLVANGKSQQIGVDYFGTFTPVVKPATIRTVLTIALHSPGLYIILMSRMHFFTGI